TGGGCAGTACGCTCTTCCGTTTAACGCCAGAGCAGGCATTAGCTGGTGTCACCATTCATGCTGCACAAGCGCTCGGTTTAGAGCAAACACACGGCAGTTTAGAGCAGGGTAAAGTCGCTGACTTTGTGGCTTGGGATATTGAGCATCCATCTGAAATTGTTTACTGGCTTGGCGGAGATTTGCCTAAGCGAGTCATTCAGCATGGACAAGAAGTTATTTTTTAAACGGTGTCATATGAATCACACATTTAAATGGCAAGGCCGCCATGATGGCGAAGGTGAAGCACACCAACGTATTCACCATATTATGAATAAAACCCAACATGCCGAATTTGCGCTGATTGGTTTTAGCTCTGATGAAGGCGTGAAACGTAATAAAGGTCGAGTCGGTGCTGCCGATGCGCCAGATGCAATCCGTAATCAGCTTGCCAATTTACCTATCCATCGTCCAGTGAGTATGGTCGATTTAGGTACAGTAACTTGTGAATATGGCAATTTAGAGCAAGCCCAAACCGAGTTGGCGGAGCAAGTCGCAACTAGCCTACAAAATGGTTTAAAACCTATTGTACTTGGTGGTGGACATGAAGTTGCATTTGGTAGCTTTAGCGGCTTATTCCAATATGTACAAGCTCACGCACCAGATAAAAAAATAGGCATTATTAATTTCGATGCCCATTTTGATTTGCGTGAAGCAGAGCATGCCACCTCTGGAACACCTTTTTTACAAGCAGCGCGACTTTCAGAACAGCATCAAAAACAATTTAATTATTTATGTATTGGGGTCGCCAACCATGCCAATACTAAAGTTTTGTTTGATACAGCCGATGCGCTAAATTGTTCATATTTACGCGATCATGAGGTTAATATTTTTAACCTAAACAACGTGCTTGCGGCGGTTGATGCTTTTATTGAAAAAGTAGACTGTTTGTACGTTACGATTGATTTAGATGTCTTTGCTGCTGCGGTTGCACCTGGTGTAAGTGCGCCAGCTGTAAAAGGAATTGATTTAGCCACTTTTGAGGCAATTTTTAAGCATCTTCAAGAGAGCGGCAAGATCAAACTTTTAGATATTGCCGAGTGCAATCCAAAATTTGATTTAGATAATAGAACAGCAAAACTGGCTGCATATATTGTTTATCAATACTTATTTAATCAATAAGTTAAATAATATGATTTTAAGTCAGGTCTTCAGTTAAGGCCTGATTTAAAAGGGCACTAAAAATATAATATAATAATGAAAAATAGAGTTTCTTTTAGAATTTTAAATTGGAAAAATAATGGACCAGAAGAATAACCCGATTGGAATGATTGATTCTGGTTTAGGTGGGCTGTCTCTATTTAAATACATTCGGCAGGCGCTTCCGAATGAAGATATTATTTACTTTGCAGACTCAAAATATGTTCCTTATGGCGACAAAGATAGCGACTGGATTGTTTCAAGAACTACTCATTTAATCTCAAATCTTATAAATGACGGGAATTGCAAAGCGATTGTTGTTGCTTGTAATACGATGACTGCTGTAGCGATTGAAACGATTAGAGCGCAAATTAATGTGCCACTTATTGCCATAGAACCCGCGGTAAAACCTGCTGTAGCAATCACACAAAGTAAGCATATTGCTGTCTTGGCAACTGCAACTACGGTTAAAGGAAAAAATCTAGAAAGTTTAATTGAGACTTACGCACAAGATATCAAAGTGTCTTTAGTGCCATGTATTGGTCTGGCCGAAAAAATTGAAAATGGCAAAGCGCATACTGCTGAGGTTAAAAGCTATCTAAAAAATATCTTAGATCCACTGGTAGAACAAAAGGTTGATACGATTATTCTAGGTTGTACACACTATCCATTTGTTTCAAATATTATTCAGGGTCTTGTTGGCTCTGATATCCAAATTATTGAGCCATCAGAAGCAGTTACAGCGCATTTAATCCGCCAGTTAAAGAAATATGATTTAAATTCACAAAGTCCAAATGAGGGGAGTCATATCATTTGGACCAGTTCAGACCCGTTGGAAGTTGCGGATGTTAGTTTTTCTTTGTTAGGTAAGCATTTACCTGTAAAAGATATTGCAATATAAATTTTATAAAGATGGTAAGAGAGCTTTCTCTTGCCATCTTATGTTCTAGCTCAAATTAAGCTCTTTTAAGTTCCCAATGCTGACTTGGGTCATCAGATCGATGACTGATATATACATGCGTATCACCTAAGCATGTCAGTACTGCATCTGGTTTACCTTCTACAAAGATATAGCCATCTTCAAATGCCCACTTAGTTTGATACTGACGACCAGCGCCTTGTAAGAAAATATCACCACCATACACATTAACTGCTTGTAATTCTTTACCATTGGTACTGTTTAATGCTGTTTGGAGCTGCTCAAAAGACTCATTTGACTTTAAGCCTGTCTGCAAAATCTTTTTGGCAGTATTTATATTTTTTTCATTGGTACTTAAATTGAGGGCTTTGCTAAGTTCGTGAATAATTTTTACTGCTTCTTTTTGAGGGTCTTCTACATTTTTAAACTCTGTCTGTACTTTATTTTGTAGTTTCTCAAGATTATCTTTTTTAAGATTTTCTAGAAGACGATTAATATTTTGATGTCTTAAATGCAACCTGAACTGTGAATATGAACTCCAATCTTTTTGATCCAAGATATCTAATTGAATAGAGACAAGAATGATCTTATAGAGTTGTTCATTGTGCTGAGTGAAAGGATTTGCGGACAAACCTTCAAGTTCAGGAATATTTAAACCTAGAAAAGGAGAGGAAGCATATTCGTGGAACTTCTGCTCAATGCCACGAAGTGCATCATGAGCCAATGCATTGTTTAAATATTCATCTAACTTTTTATCATCAAGTTTACCAATCAGTTCCGATTTAATCGTTTCTTCGCCATTAATATCAATAAATGTTTCTAATAAATGAACAGTATCCAGAAAATCACTGGTTCTTAAGTGAGCTAGGGTTTGTTCATCTTGTTTTGGTAAAAGCTCAAGAAAGTTTTCTAAGTCTTTATCTAATAATTTATAGGCAACTGGCTTTGCCTCAACAGAAGCGCCTAATACCCAACTAGAACGGATATCTTTAACTTTGTTGTATAGCATATTCACTCTGTAACCCCAACTGTCTGCGTGACTGTCAAAATACCAAAGCTCTTCTTCTATGTTTTTAACCTTGTCATGTACCGTAAATAGTCGGTCATTTGTATGAGAGTAAGCTAACTTACCCGTTTCACCACGTGCAGTTACTGCATCTTGTAAACTATGGGTTTGGCCACCGTATTGACTTGCGATACATGCACCTGTCGCTTTGTTAACGATTCTAAAGTTTCCTTCTGGGAATCCGTTAGCCATGATAAGTCACTCCTTATAATTAGAAAGTTTTTGTAATTGTCGAAATTAATAGTTATCAAGTAAAT
This region of Acinetobacter sp. XS-4 genomic DNA includes:
- the murI gene encoding glutamate racemase, giving the protein MDQKNNPIGMIDSGLGGLSLFKYIRQALPNEDIIYFADSKYVPYGDKDSDWIVSRTTHLISNLINDGNCKAIVVACNTMTAVAIETIRAQINVPLIAIEPAVKPAVAITQSKHIAVLATATTVKGKNLESLIETYAQDIKVSLVPCIGLAEKIENGKAHTAEVKSYLKNILDPLVEQKVDTIILGCTHYPFVSNIIQGLVGSDIQIIEPSEAVTAHLIRQLKKYDLNSQSPNEGSHIIWTSSDPLEVADVSFSLLGKHLPVKDIAI
- the hutG gene encoding formimidoylglutamase is translated as MNHTFKWQGRHDGEGEAHQRIHHIMNKTQHAEFALIGFSSDEGVKRNKGRVGAADAPDAIRNQLANLPIHRPVSMVDLGTVTCEYGNLEQAQTELAEQVATSLQNGLKPIVLGGGHEVAFGSFSGLFQYVQAHAPDKKIGIINFDAHFDLREAEHATSGTPFLQAARLSEQHQKQFNYLCIGVANHANTKVLFDTADALNCSYLRDHEVNIFNLNNVLAAVDAFIEKVDCLYVTIDLDVFAAAVAPGVSAPAVKGIDLATFEAIFKHLQESGKIKLLDIAECNPKFDLDNRTAKLAAYIVYQYLFNQ